ATGCCAGCTACCCCCTGTGGAGGCTCAAGGTCTTTCAGTTgccactttttattttatcatgaaCACGCAACGGACGTTAATCCTAAAGTTAAACGTTGTgggtttatttactttatttctttagaCGCCAACAGAACACGAGTCAGAGCTTGGCGTCAAGTCCAAAGAGGCTCGGAAATACATCTTCAACTGTCTTGACGACATGATGCaggtaactgtgtgtgtgtggtttggtttttttttatttatttatttatttatttatttatttatttatttattatgatttttgaAGAAAATGCAGAATAAACTCATTTGCTACAGTTGAAGAGATGAAGGTGTGAAACAGGGCTCTCTACTGATCCgaactacaacacacacatttgtgtctCTGGCCTGCAGGTTAATATGACTAATCTAGAAGGCACAGACATTTTGGCAGAGAAGGCTGACAGGCGGGAGTTTATTGACTTGCTAAAGAAGATGCTCGCTCTTGACGCAGATAAAAGGATTACCCCGATGAAGACCCTTAACCACCCGTTTGTAACCATGACTCATCTTCTGCACTTTCCCCACAGCGCACAGTAAGCCGCATCAGCCATGGCACTGTATAAAACCATTCTAAGTAGGATATGAAagtgctgggttttttttttcttctttatatcCGCAATAAACTCCAGGTTTTCATGTTTTGAAGCCAGTGACTTTACCGAAGTGACACTCAATAGTAAaagtctgctaaaaaaaaaaaaaagatctgaaatATTCATAAAAGTTACACCTGAAcccttgtgtgtttgtttttatagacatacgtacgtacgtgtgtgtgtgtgtgtttataagagagtggggttttttttaattcattttttttatttatttctttgtctttaCACAGTGTTAAGTCCTGTTTCCAGAATATGGAGATCTGTAAACGCCGATGCACCGCCTTCGACAACAACAAGAACCTCTTTAGCAACAGCAGCGCGCCGAGCGCGGCCACCAACCTCACTGTGACCTTCAGCAGCCAGCTCAGTCAGCACAGTCAGGTGGGCAACTTTTAATGAGTACTCGAGCGCTCTTTTATCCGAGGCTGTGCTGAGGTCGTGGGTCACGTGGTCATGTGACCACACTTGTATTAGTAGAAAGTAATTCGACACGTATGAGCAGCAGCCTGTTCCGACGCATGACCTTTCATATATTGTAACAACCAGATCACTTTCATTTGGAGCGCCACACCCATGACGTGTGCTCTTATCTGTCTTTTAGCAGAtggcgccctctggtggtcagtctctgtctctgagcAGCAACGTTCCTCTGCTTAACTACCAGCCGGATCTGTACCAGCAGGCCACCATCAACATCCCGGGTCTGACACAGCAGAGCGTCCCACTGcagaccagacacacacaactgtgCACTCAGACTGAACCCTTCCAGCAGACCCTCATCGTCTGCCCCCCCACTATACAAGGTCCCGCGTctactaatacacacacacacacacacatgcacacgccaCATTCACATCTAATGAGAATATTATCTCAGGATTTAAAATGGGAAACTAAGCACTGTTTAAAACTAATTACTGCTCATTCCTGTGCTTTTCCTGCTTGGGAGTGATTGTAAATTCAGGCTCTTTATTCCAGCAGGGCTCCAGACCTCCAGTAAACACTCGGGATATCCAGTGCGCATGGACAACTCTGTCCCCATGGTCCCCCAAAACCAATCCGCTCAGTCCTTGCACATCCAGCCCAGCATGCTGACGCAGgtaacgctgtgtgtgtgtgtgtctgtgtgtctgtgcgtgtttcTCTCTCGGTGTctcactgtatgtatgtgtgtgtgtctctctctctttctgtgtgtatctctttctgtgtctcactgtgtctgtgtgcttctctctctgtttcactgtatgtctgagtctctctctgtgtctctgtcttactgtgtgtctctctctttgtctcactgtgtgtctctctctcggtgtctgtgtgtctttcgctcgctctctgcctctctctgtgtctgtgtgcctctctctgtgtctgtgtgcctctctctgtgtctgtgtgcctctctctgtgtctgtgtgcctctctgtgtctctctctttctgtgtgtgtctctctttgtctcactgtgtgtgtctctctcggtgtctgtgtgtctctctctgtgtctctctctctcactgtgtgtctctctctctttgtctcactgtgtgtgtgtctctctctcactttctctctctatgtctctgtgtgtctgtgtgcctctctctctcactttcttgtgctctctgtgtgtgtgtgtgtgtgtgtgtgtgtgagtctctagAGAGTCCTGGTACCTGGATTTAGTTTTGTCTTTTGCTTTTCTGTGCATACATCATGTTCACATTATACAGttcgtgtacgtgtgtgttaattatttttgaGTAAATTGTCAGATTGTAATTTCTCATTACAcggatttatattttataaagtttttgtacattttcttcTCCCCTACACTATTTGCATGGAATTAGTTTTTACACAATGAAGAGGGGAAAGGTTAGCGTTTCCAGGTGCCCTGATCTTTATCTTCATCCAGGTTCCTTTGGAATGGTTTCTTCTGTCATTCTAGAAacctgtattttattattacgaGCCGAGGTTGTCCTTTAAATAAGCAGCGTGTCTTTTTAAATGCTTATAAATTCTACACAAATGCCAAAGGAAGGAAAAGGTTTGCTCACGCAGCACACGGCTCATTTTACATCTGCATACGCCACAGTATCACGCTACtccttttctataaatatattcacTATCTAGTAACGTGATCGTGTCTCCAGATGTTCCACACACATCTGGGTTTGCAGGAAAAGGAAGCTGGTAGAAACTCCCCTCATCCTATTTTTAATTCCCAGCCATCAGGATACAAGAGTTTCCTTCCCAGAGGAGGTGATTTTAATTCCAGAGGCCATGCAGAGAAAGGAGCGCCGACCAAAGCGTGCTTTTGTTCTTAACTATCAGCATCACAGCCGTTTAACTAATAATTACTTTCCCTCTTCCCCAAACCTCTCTCTTCTGGCTCGCGATGGCGTCTGATGGAACAATGTGACGATTCACACACTCCTGGCCCATACGGTGTGTTCTAACCTCCTTTTAAACCCCTATTCCTTCCTTACACTCCTCCTGCAGGGCTCCTGCACACCACTGATGGTCGCTGCCCTACACCCCCCTGCAGCAGGAGCGCCCCCTCTGTACCCACTGCCCCTGGCATTGAGTCGTTTGTCTACGATAGCCGGGCACCTGGAGCCGAGCACAGCCATGCTGGTAAAGCCGTGCCACGGCTCCCTCACGGCCCCCTTCTGTTCTAAAACCCGTTCTCTCCTCCGTCAACCCCTCCTTCCATCCGTCTCCTCTCCTTCTCAACCCCCCTGTCCAGCTCGCCCGAGGGGTAGCAGATACAGCATGATGGGACGCATGTGGCTTCACCCAGCCTGCACTTCTACTGCTTGCAGCTAGCAGCGTCGGCTcacagtccccacacacacacacacacacacacacacacacacacacacacacacacacacacacacacacacacacacacacacacacacacacacacacacatccccttCTGTTACTTTAGTGGTTCCGATTGTTCCACACGAAAGAGTAAACTCCTCCTCGACTATTATTACCTGAAATCTCACAACAGAATATTTTGTGCATGATACCAGCGCTGCTATGGAAACGTGGTGTTGTGACGGTGAGCCGTATAAAGAGCGaggggaataaaataaaataaaataaaagagaagaattTAAGTGTATTTAAGTCCGAGGTTCTCGTGTTCCAGGTCGCTGCAAATCAAAATCAATTAAATCAGCTGTTTCAGCAGAGGAACAGATGGTGCAATATGTTTGTCTGGTGAAGTTCTTTTGTCTAAATACACCTACACCGTACCCTGAAGTTCAGTAaaaacagatttacacacactccGACAGGATGCTATTGAATTTAATACCGGTTTTGAACATCGCGCGACTTTGAGGAATAACGAACAGCGCCGTCATGTCGACTGCGACGGATCTCGGAAGTGGAGCCTGTCGGACAGAACCGAGGGGAAGAACTTCGCTGACACATTTTCTAACatataatttgttcattttcaggTTAAAGATTTCATTTTGTTGCACCAGTTCCCATGTAGCTAGCATGACCTTAACCTCTGTGCCTCTTACTTTGCTGGGATCTTTCAATGTCAAGGgtttttaatccttttattcCAAAACCGGATGATGTGGCTAAACAAGACTCTTCTCTCACCTTCTCATCCTCTGCTTTAGTTTTCATAGCAGCAGCAGCCACAGACCTACCAAGGGTGCAGAAGAACACCTTAAACCTGTTAGGGACATGTTCAgaactgttgtgtgtgatatttttatttttttttattggatgaCTTTAACATGACTTCTCAGTGGCTGATTTAACACCGAGCAGATTTTTGCCATGGCTCTGACCCGACCTCTTCAGTGCACTGTTTTCCCCCCTAAAGCTGTAGATCTCTGCATGGTTTCCTAGGAGCTTGTTGGAGATGCTTTCACTGCCTGACCATCTCAAATATCTGTGTCGCATGTGCTCGTCGTACTACGTATCTGTCGGTCAACAGACGTCCTAAATTTTCCAtgtcacaaaaaacaaacatctaaaACCCGAGTAATAATTGgttacttgtgtttgttttatgtttttagcaAGGCTGGCCTGCAGGCACACAGCAGATCCTTATCCCGTCGGCATGGCAACAGATGCCAGGCATGGCCATCCATGGCACCGGTCAGCCCGTCATTGCTGAATCTCCAGTCGGCTCTCTTTTGGCTGATGGCTCGAGCCAGTCCAGTGCCACCTGGAGGTCAGCTCCAGTCTCTCAGCACCCACATTAGAAAAGCCCCACAGACCTTAAGTTTAAGTGTATTTAAAGTGAGCGCAGTTTATTCCTGCGTCATTACGTCACCGCTTGTGttcagtgctgtttctgtgctccGTCAGAGGGCGGCACGGTGGCCAGTGTGACGGCACACAGCAGGACGCCACACAGggatgtcacgtgacctcacagACTCTCAACACCGGCACAGCCAACAGTCGAGCACAGCAGAGCAGGGTCAAGAGACCAAAGGGTCGCGTTGCAGAAAGCAGAGCTAGGTAACGTCTTATAATCCATATAATCCGAatgtggttgtttttgtttgtgccaTTTGTTGCATGGGATCTAAAAGAAATCTGTCTGACAACATGGATGACACCAAACGATTCCGAAGCATGAGTTCTTCTGCTAGAATTATGGAATCGTCTCCTTTCTGTTAAtgtttctcattaatatttagCTGTGTGTTCTCGCAGGCCCGTGTCCTCTACACTGCACACCAGTGGTGACCCTTCGCAACCGATCGTCATCTCGGACACACCCAGTCCGGCCGTCAGCATCATCACCATTCCCAGTGACACAGAAGACGAAGATGACACCAAAGTCCCGCCCACTAGGTGATTGGCATTTACTGCACTGCTTTATAACTGTGGTGCAATCTGCAGCCTTAAGTTTCAGTCCATAAGTTTTCCTTGGAATGCTTCGTCTTTGTCATTTTTCCAGGTTGAAAATAACTCGATTTAGAAACAATAAAATTCTAGCAAATGTCGTCAAACCGCCGATTAATAATTTGAGACGATCCGTTATGGTGTTTCAGCTGCAGCGCAAACCAGCGTGCGAACGTGATCAGCTGCGTGACCGTTCACGACTCTCAGGACTCCGACTCGTCTACCTGCAGCCCTCTCACTCCTAAACGCTTGCCCAACTCGACCGACAGCAGCGGACAAGGCTCCAAGTCTCTGGCTGTAGTTATGCCCTCGCTGAAGATTCAGCCATGGGAGGGGGTGACCAGTGGTGAATCACTGCACAGTATAATCCCTataataccccccccccccccctgtccTTTATGTTCTCATggctttggtttgtttgttggtttcaGAGCAAAGCAGCACAACAGCCACAAAATCGAAGAAGACTTCAGCGTCGCATTCCTCTCGCTCAGGATTGTCCGGCAGTGAGCGGAATCCCAGATCAGTGACCACCAAATCACAGCCTCTCAACCTGAGCCAGGTAGCCGCACCGCCGCTCTGCTGGAAATCACACGCTCCTGCACAAACCCCCGGGGCAACAGCAGAGCTTTCCTTACATTGGGCCTCATTGCCAACGTAATAGTAAAGTTGCGGGAAAAAGTAAAAGCAAAGCAATTTTTCTGCtgaattttagattttttttcatgcttgTATGCGTATGTTGATCAGCCGGGTTGCCAGAAATGAGTATACTACTCCAATAGCTCTATTTCCACTACCTTCTGTATTCAGCTATTTTACTccaacacgcacacatacacacacacacacatactcaactCTGTGCtgttcagttctctctctctctgtctttctctctctttctctctctgtgtcttcctgtttatctctctctttctctctctctctctctctctctctctctctctctctgtgtcttactgtttctctctctttctctttctctctgtgtcttcctgtttctctctctctctgtgtgtcttcctgtttctctctctctctctctctctctctctctctctctctgtgtcttcctgtttctctctctctctctctctgtgtcttcctgtttctctctctctatctctcatctctctctctctctctcactcccccccccccccacacacacacatctccccCCTCTTTATCATTATGCTCATTGAAACTCCAAACCCACTTTATCAGAATCCCACACAGATCCTTCCCACTCACTTTTCCCGGCTCTGCCCTCCATTCATAAATCGCCCCTCGCTCGCCTTCCCAACACCTCTCACGTGCGTCTACCGTGACTGCCAAGTTTACACACAGATGTGAACATGATATGATGAATCTCAGGTAAAGCCCAAATAAAAAGAAGGTGGCAGTGACACTTCTCTGTCAGTCAGAatatttaataacaacaacaacaaaaatcttCCAGCTAAGACACACTTCCTCAGCATTTACACAGACGTCGCTTTCCTATTTGAAtgattttgatttatttgctttgtttatttttttcttttctttaactaatgccaataatatatttatatatatatatatatatatatatatatatatatatatatattttttttttttttttttaaaaggcagCGATCAAGGTGGGTTTTATGATTTAAAGTCGATCATGTTGATGTTTATTAGTCTTCTTACGTGCAGGTTTACACGCACACAGGACAAAGAGTAAGATATGACGGTTTCTCCAACTTTCTAGAGATCCACGAATACAGAATTCCTTTCGGAAACATTCATACGTATGATTTATGAATCGTCGGGTTTTAAAAACGAGGCCCTGAGACCAATCCAGAGTACAAAAGCAACTAACGTATTTGCTGTAAAATTATACTTGTTGCCAGACTGCCGCATGAAGCTTCTGGGCTCGGCTGCGACAGTGATAAGGAAATCTCATCTCTCTGTATAAGAGATTTCGACCAGTCAAATATTAAACACTGACGTTCCTTCTAACGAAGACAACCGGGTAGACGTCCCGTCGGACGCACGGCAGAAACGCCGGCGTAAAGTAGGCCGGCGATACGAGCCGCAGCTCAGACGTTCGGTTCGGTCTGTTGCTCGGgatcttgtttgttttgataCCCAAAAGAGCACATGGAACAGTCTGCatgcttgtatttatttatttatttattttgttttgtttttgttctcgTTGCTTTTTATAGCTTGTTTTTGGAAGATCATGTTCTAGTCAGTGGAGAACGCTTTTGTAACGGAGCGATGATGTAATATTAAGCATGGAACTCGGCTTGTGTAATCTGTAGCCACTGCCGCGTGTTTTATCAGACGCTTGTAGACCCGAGCACCGAGACACACTAGATAGTTAAAGCTAGTAAACAGGGAACGTAGTGTAGATGTGGTGTAGCTTTTAGCATCAGTACACGTTTAGAAGACCTTGTGTACGCTGTGGTTTGCACCGAAAGGGAAAGTTCCAACAACACAACAATGGCATGCTAGCGAATTGTAAAACGTCTCCGCCTCAAAGACGCACTGTTTGTATTTCCGTCTATTCGTCTATACACAGATGCTTTTTCTAGATAAACCGTTACTCACCCAAGCTGTGTAATGATGTCGACGTGTCCGTGCTGAAAATAGTCCAGTTTAATACCTCTTCACTGAGTGTACTACGGTTCCTCGTCTGATCAATGAAGCCGCTACGACGTGCATACCGACAAAGAGTTATGTAACATTATGCAAAGCTTTTCTCCAAACATAAACCTTCCTCAGCCTTGCTGTGCCAAGAAGCACATCGATTGCAGCCCTCAGCACTTTTTTGGAGAGTAGACATTATGTAGCCCATATAGTTCAGAGAAAGTCTCATCATCTGTGTCTTTCTGCTGCAGGTCCAGCAGCCCGTGATGTCCTCTCACGACAGGTCAGGGGGCGGATCCCTGAGACGTCAACCCACTTATCCTCCGGCAGGTCCGCCGCACTCCTACAGGCTGCACGAGGCCTCGCTTTTTAGCTCCGCCCCAAACCTGTACGCCTACCCTGCCTCGGCCGCCCTGGCCTCAGTTTCGCAGGCTGTGGATCAGCTGCACAACTCCACCGGCTCTTCGTCCTCTTCCTCCACGTCCTCGTCTATCAGGCACACGCGTGCCACCGGGCCTTACTCTGCCTCTCTGAGTCTGCTGCAGAAGAGCAGCGCTATGGGGCTGATGGGCCAATCAGCTGCCTCGCACTGCCAACAGCAGCAGCTCCCTGGGCAGCCGTACCCTCTCAGCCAGAGGAAACTCAACCAGTACCCGTACCTGTGAGACACCTGACCACACAGCAGTTCTGTTTTACGTAGTAACGTGTATTTTTTAATGCGCCTTAAGTTCATCCATGGAGTTAAATCAGATCGTCTTATCGGTTTACATTTGATCAAAATGTAACGGAAGGTGTGACTGTATAAAACCGTCCTTTAGCACTATCTATCTGTGGTGTTTAAAACACGCTCTCATTTTAATCCTCCTGCTCTCATCGAACTATAAGATATCAACATTAACCCTActtggacgggattagtttcTCTGGGCGAGTTTGGACCGAAATACGTTTTATATAAAATAGCGTTCGGGTTATCGGATCGTTTACAGTCATGTTTGTTTGTCAGCTTTCGATGTCGGACGTtccgagtaaaaaaaaaaaaaaaaagaatcgtcCCATGATCTCGTGCAAGACGTGAATGAACAGCGTCATGCTTCTGGGTCAGTTTTATCTGGGAACGCACTagttgactaaaaaaaaaatgaagacagcaatgcaaaaaaataaataaataaataaaacacaagaagCGGTAAACTCGCTTCTCTAAACGTAAACTAATCCCATCCAAATAGGATGTTTAAACTTTATCGTATTTTATTCCTTTGCTCTGTTTTTACTGCCTTTGTGTAATAATCATtactttactgtttatttacaggtGCCTTCGCCTATATTAGCACTTACCTTTTAATGTTTCCGTGTGTTCACGTTGGTTTttatgtccgtgtgtgtgtgtgtgtgtgtgtgtgtgtgtgtgtgtgtgtgtgtgtgtgtgtgttaatggatATATCGTGCCGACAGTTGCATGTTTATGTAGAGTCGTAGGCGCTACATAGTCAAACGTTTTTAGGCTGCATCAGCAAATGTACGAGAGAgttaagatgatgatgatgatgatgatgatgtatcgAAGGCTGGTGTTGTGTAAAGTGGTGGTGTGCAGTCAGTTCTGTAGATAGCACTTAGAAACTGTTAACATGGATGTATGTGCTCATGAACTTGTGcctagcgtgtgtgtgtgtgtgtgtgtgtgtgtgtgtgtgtgtgtgtgtgtgtgagagagagagaatccgaGTCACAGAGCTAAGCCTGCTTTTCACAAGCTTCTTATCAGTGGACATTTTGCTCTAACTAGAAGATCGTGAATCGCTGCTTTTAGGCCGGTGGTTTAGAATAAAACAATTGTGCAATTGTGAATGTTTTTACTCTTCTATCAGAATGTGGAGTGTAAAGTAGATCAAAATACTGATAAATATACATATCGTATATGCACAATAAACATTTTCAGTGTACGTCGTTGGTCTCGTCTCTAATAAGAACAAAGCGTTACAGTATTCATCTGCTGTTGgtgtaaaaacatttaaagctcTGTAACTGCCATCATGTAGAACTTCTACTCTCTGTAAGATGTTTAagggttattttattttaaatttactgTAGCTTAATCGTCACCGACCCCCCGAACGCAACAGAAGCGTCCTGAGCGGCGTTCGGAGAGCAATTCCCTCACGCTGTTCTTCACACAGCAAACAGCCGGGAGACAGAAGACCAGACAGAAGTGTAGTTTGGGTTTAAATCACACGCACAGATGTGTGATGAGGTTTTCTGAAGCACACAAACCTTGGGTAGTTTTTAAATAGCCTATTTTTGGATAATTATTACAGTAGTTAATCATT
This DNA window, taken from Tachysurus fulvidraco isolate hzauxx_2018 chromosome 23, HZAU_PFXX_2.0, whole genome shotgun sequence, encodes the following:
- the hipk1a gene encoding homeodomain-interacting protein kinase 1 isoform X1 produces the protein MASQLQAFSSPSVSSSGLSRSKKLKLEKPAWDGENNYNLQSPRQASASSPSAPDFNSNYGSNSRGFPSSNGTREHTVVRAADSTGSVPGPSSSSSSSSSSSSSSSSHRGKGGYQKQSGVKRKSEEVESSDSVQILEELSAPVLSNRAGGAGGGGTTTAQSITHSTSTAKSSNSHSEGDYQLVQHEILCSVSNSYEVLEFLGRGTFGQVAKCWKRGTNEIVAIKILKNHPSYARQGQIEVSILSRLSTENADEFNFVRSYECFQHKNHTCLVFEMLEQNLYDFLKHSKFSPLMLKCIRPVLQQVATALMKLKSLGLIHADLKPENIMLVDPIRQPYRVKVIDFGSASHVSKAVCSTYLQSRYYRAPEIILGLPFCEAIDMWSLGCVIAELFLGWPLYPGASEYDQIRYISQTQGLPAEYLLSAGTKTSRFFHRGPDASYPLWRLKTPTEHESELGVKSKEARKYIFNCLDDMMQVNMTNLEGTDILAEKADRREFIDLLKKMLALDADKRITPMKTLNHPFVTMTHLLHFPHSAHVKSCFQNMEICKRRCTAFDNNKNLFSNSSAPSAATNLTVTFSSQLSQHSQQMAPSGGQSLSLSSNVPLLNYQPDLYQQATINIPGLTQQSVPLQTRHTQLCTQTEPFQQTLIVCPPTIQAGLQTSSKHSGYPVRMDNSVPMVPQNQSAQSLHIQPSMLTQGSCTPLMVAALHPPAAGAPPLYPLPLALSRLSTIAGHLEPSTAMLQGWPAGTQQILIPSAWQQMPGMAIHGTGQPVIAESPVGSLLADGSSQSSATWRGRHGGQCDGTQQDATQGCHVTSQTLNTGTANSRAQQSRVKRPKGRVAESRARPVSSTLHTSGDPSQPIVISDTPSPAVSIITIPSDTEDEDDTKVPPTSCSANQRANVISCVTVHDSQDSDSSTCSPLTPKRLPNSTDSSGQGSKSLAVVMPSLKIQPWEGVTSEQSSTTATKSKKTSASHSSRSGLSGSERNPRSVTTKSQPLNLSQVQQPVMSSHDRSGGGSLRRQPTYPPAGPPHSYRLHEASLFSSAPNLYAYPASAALASVSQAVDQLHNSTGSSSSSSTSSSIRHTRATGPYSASLSLLQKSSAMGLMGQSAASHCQQQQLPGQPYPLSQRKLNQYPYL
- the hipk1a gene encoding homeodomain-interacting protein kinase 1 isoform X4 translates to MASQLQAFSSPSVSSSGLSRSKKLKLEKPAWDGENNYNLQSPRQASASSPSAPDFNSNYGSNSRGFPSSNGTREHTVVRAADSTGSVPGPSSSSSSSSSSSSSSSSHRGKGGYQKQSGVKRKSEEVESSDSVQILEELSAPVLSNRAGGAGGGGTTTAQSITHSTSTAKSSNSHSEGDYQLVQHEILCSVSNSYEVLEFLGRGTFGQVAKCWKRGTNEIVAIKILKNHPSYARQGQIEVSILSRLSTENADEFNFVRSYECFQHKNHTCLVFEMLEQNLYDFLKHSKFSPLMLKCIRPVLQQVATALMKLKSLGLIHADLKPENIMLVDPIRQPYRVKVIDFGSASHVSKAVCSTYLQSRYYRAPEIILGLPFCEAIDMWSLGCVIAELFLGWPLYPGASEYDQIRYISQTQGLPAEYLLSAGTKTSRFFHRGPDASYPLWRLKTPTEHESELGVKSKEARKYIFNCLDDMMQVNMTNLEGTDILAEKADRREFIDLLKKMLALDADKRITPMKTLNHPFVTMTHLLHFPHSAHVKSCFQNMEICKRRCTAFDNNKNLFSNSSAPSAATNLTVTFSSQLSQHSQQMAPSGGQSLSLSSNVPLLNYQPDLYQQATINIPGLTQQSVPLQTRHTQLCTQTEPFQQTLIVCPPTIQAGLQTSSKHSGYPVRMDNSVPMVPQNQSAQSLHIQPSMLTQQGWPAGTQQILIPSAWQQMPGMAIHGTGQPVIAESPVGSLLADGSSQSSATWRGRHGGQCDGTQQDATQGCHVTSQTLNTGTANSRAQQSRVKRPKGRVAESRARPVSSTLHTSGDPSQPIVISDTPSPAVSIITIPSDTEDEDDTKVPPTSCSANQRANVISCVTVHDSQDSDSSTCSPLTPKRLPNSTDSSGQGSKSLAVVMPSLKIQPWEGVTSEQSSTTATKSKKTSASHSSRSGLSGSERNPRSVTTKSQPLNLSQVQQPVMSSHDRSGGGSLRRQPTYPPAGPPHSYRLHEASLFSSAPNLYAYPASAALASVSQAVDQLHNSTGSSSSSSTSSSIRHTRATGPYSASLSLLQKSSAMGLMGQSAASHCQQQQLPGQPYPLSQRKLNQYPYL
- the hipk1a gene encoding homeodomain-interacting protein kinase 1 isoform X5, whose protein sequence is MASQLQAFSSPSVSSSGLSRSKKLKLEKPAWDGENNYNLQSPRQASASSPSAPDFNSNYGSNSRGFPSSNGTREHTVVRAADSTGSVPGPSSSSSSSSSSSSSSSSHRGKGGYQKQSGVKRKSEEVESSDSVQILEELSAPVLSNRAGGAGGGGTTTAQSITHSTSTAKSSNSHSEGDYQLVQHEILCSVSNSYEVLEFLGRGTFGQVAKCWKRGTNEIVAIKILKNHPSYARQGQIEVSILSRLSTENADEFNFVRSYECFQHKNHTCLVFEMLEQNLYDFLKHSKFSPLMLKCIRPVLQQVATALMKLKSLGLIHADLKPENIMLVDPIRQPYRVKVIDFGSASHVSKAVCSTYLQSRYYRAPEIILGLPFCEAIDMWSLGCVIAELFLGWPLYPGASEYDQIRYISQTQGLPAEYLLSAGTKTSRFFHRGPDASYPLWRLKTPTEHESELGVKSKEARKYIFNCLDDMMQVNMTNLEGTDILAEKADRREFIDLLKKMLALDADKRITPMKTLNHPFVTMTHLLHFPHSAHVKSCFQNMEICKRRCTAFDNNKNLFSNSSAPSAATNLTVTFSSQLSQHSQQMAPSGGQSLSLSSNVPLLNYQPDLYQQATINIPGLTQQSVPLQTRHTQLCTQTEPFQQTLIVCPPTIQGLQTSSKHSGYPVRMDNSVPMVPQNQSAQSLHIQPSMLTQQGWPAGTQQILIPSAWQQMPGMAIHGTGQPVIAESPVGSLLADGSSQSSATWRGRHGGQCDGTQQDATQGCHVTSQTLNTGTANSRAQQSRVKRPKGRVAESRARPVSSTLHTSGDPSQPIVISDTPSPAVSIITIPSDTEDEDDTKVPPTSCSANQRANVISCVTVHDSQDSDSSTCSPLTPKRLPNSTDSSGQGSKSLAVVMPSLKIQPWEGVTSEQSSTTATKSKKTSASHSSRSGLSGSERNPRSVTTKSQPLNLSQVQQPVMSSHDRSGGGSLRRQPTYPPAGPPHSYRLHEASLFSSAPNLYAYPASAALASVSQAVDQLHNSTGSSSSSSTSSSIRHTRATGPYSASLSLLQKSSAMGLMGQSAASHCQQQQLPGQPYPLSQRKLNQYPYL
- the hipk1a gene encoding homeodomain-interacting protein kinase 1 isoform X2, which gives rise to MASQLQAFSSPSVSSSGLSRSKKLKLEKPAWDGENNYNLQSPRQASASSPSAPDFNSNYGSNSRGFPSSNGTREHTVVRAADSTGSVPGPSSSSSSSSSSSSSSSSHRGKGGYQKQSGVKRKSEEVESSDSVQILEELSAPVLSNRAGGAGGGGTTTAQSITHSTSTAKSSNSHSEGDYQLVQHEILCSVSNSYEVLEFLGRGTFGQVAKCWKRGTNEIVAIKILKNHPSYARQGQIEVSILSRLSTENADEFNFVRSYECFQHKNHTCLVFEMLEQNLYDFLKHSKFSPLMLKCIRPVLQQVATALMKLKSLGLIHADLKPENIMLVDPIRQPYRVKVIDFGSASHVSKAVCSTYLQSRYYRAPEIILGLPFCEAIDMWSLGCVIAELFLGWPLYPGASEYDQIRYISQTQGLPAEYLLSAGTKTSRFFHRGPDASYPLWRLKTPTEHESELGVKSKEARKYIFNCLDDMMQVNMTNLEGTDILAEKADRREFIDLLKKMLALDADKRITPMKTLNHPFVTMTHLLHFPHSAHVKSCFQNMEICKRRCTAFDNNKNLFSNSSAPSAATNLTVTFSSQLSQHSQQMAPSGGQSLSLSSNVPLLNYQPDLYQQATINIPGLTQQSVPLQTRHTQLCTQTEPFQQTLIVCPPTIQGLQTSSKHSGYPVRMDNSVPMVPQNQSAQSLHIQPSMLTQGSCTPLMVAALHPPAAGAPPLYPLPLALSRLSTIAGHLEPSTAMLQGWPAGTQQILIPSAWQQMPGMAIHGTGQPVIAESPVGSLLADGSSQSSATWRGRHGGQCDGTQQDATQGCHVTSQTLNTGTANSRAQQSRVKRPKGRVAESRARPVSSTLHTSGDPSQPIVISDTPSPAVSIITIPSDTEDEDDTKVPPTSCSANQRANVISCVTVHDSQDSDSSTCSPLTPKRLPNSTDSSGQGSKSLAVVMPSLKIQPWEGVTSEQSSTTATKSKKTSASHSSRSGLSGSERNPRSVTTKSQPLNLSQVQQPVMSSHDRSGGGSLRRQPTYPPAGPPHSYRLHEASLFSSAPNLYAYPASAALASVSQAVDQLHNSTGSSSSSSTSSSIRHTRATGPYSASLSLLQKSSAMGLMGQSAASHCQQQQLPGQPYPLSQRKLNQYPYL